A genome region from Chiroxiphia lanceolata isolate bChiLan1 chromosome 5, bChiLan1.pri, whole genome shotgun sequence includes the following:
- the ECHDC3 gene encoding enoyl-CoA hydratase domain-containing protein 3, mitochondrial isoform X2 — translation MQNVVAGGSSTASTIVLNNPRRRNALSLPMLRCLRQDLLHDVKSRELRVIVIAAEGPVFCSGHDLKELSTEDDVKHHSQVFELCAEVMTLIQKLPVPVIAKVNGLATAAGCQLVASCDIAVASEKSKFATPGVNIGLFCSTPAVALGRSLPRKVALEMLFTGEPLSAHEALMHGLVSKVVPEDKLEEETMKISHKICESSKSVLALGKATFYRQITQDLDTAYKLTTQVMVDNLTLRDGQEGIEAFIQKRRPVWTHSQEEKK, via the exons CACCATCGTCCTGAACAACCCGCGGCGGCGGAACgcgctgtccctgcccatgctgCGGTGCCTGAGGCAGGACCTGCTGCACGACGTGAAGAGCCGGGAGCTCCGCGTCATCGTCATCGCGG CTGAAGGACCTGTATTTTGTTCCGGCCATGATTTAAAGGAACTGTCAACTGAAGATGATGTGAAGCATCATTCCCAAGTGTTTGAATTATGTGCAGAG GTTATGACTTTAATCCAGAAGCTTCCAGTGCCAGTGATTGCCAAAGTAAATGGCTTGGCCACAGCAGCAGGCTGTCAGCTTGTGGCAAGCTGTGACATCGCGGTGGCAAGTGAGAAATCCAAGTTTGCTACTCCTGGGGTAAACATTGGGCTGTTTTGCTCCACACCAGCTGTGGCCTTGGGCAGATCTCTTCCTAGAAAG GTGGCACTGGAGATGCTTTTCACGGGTGAACCTCTCTCTGCCCACGAAGCACTAATGCACGGGCTCGTCAGCAAGGTGGTACCAGAAGACaagctggaagaagagaccaTGAAAATCTCTCACAAGATCTGTGAAAGCAGCAAGTCCGTCCTGGCCCTGGGGAAAGCCACCTTTTACAGACAGATAACCCAGGACCTGGACACTGCTTACAAACTGACTACTCAGGTCATGGTAGACAATCTGACTTtgagggatgggcaggaggggaTCGAAGCCTTTATCCAGAAGCGCAGACCAGTCTGGACACACTctcaggaagagaagaaatga
- the ECHDC3 gene encoding enoyl-CoA hydratase domain-containing protein 3, mitochondrial isoform X3 — MLRCLRQDLLHDVKSRELRVIVIAAEGPVFCSGHDLKELSTEDDVKHHSQVFELCAEVMTLIQKLPVPVIAKVNGLATAAGCQLVASCDIAVASEKSKFATPGVNIGLFCSTPAVALGRSLPRKVALEMLFTGEPLSAHEALMHGLVSKVVPEDKLEEETMKISHKICESSKSVLALGKATFYRQITQDLDTAYKLTTQVMVDNLTLRDGQEGIEAFIQKRRPVWTHSQEEKK; from the exons atgctgCGGTGCCTGAGGCAGGACCTGCTGCACGACGTGAAGAGCCGGGAGCTCCGCGTCATCGTCATCGCGG CTGAAGGACCTGTATTTTGTTCCGGCCATGATTTAAAGGAACTGTCAACTGAAGATGATGTGAAGCATCATTCCCAAGTGTTTGAATTATGTGCAGAG GTTATGACTTTAATCCAGAAGCTTCCAGTGCCAGTGATTGCCAAAGTAAATGGCTTGGCCACAGCAGCAGGCTGTCAGCTTGTGGCAAGCTGTGACATCGCGGTGGCAAGTGAGAAATCCAAGTTTGCTACTCCTGGGGTAAACATTGGGCTGTTTTGCTCCACACCAGCTGTGGCCTTGGGCAGATCTCTTCCTAGAAAG GTGGCACTGGAGATGCTTTTCACGGGTGAACCTCTCTCTGCCCACGAAGCACTAATGCACGGGCTCGTCAGCAAGGTGGTACCAGAAGACaagctggaagaagagaccaTGAAAATCTCTCACAAGATCTGTGAAAGCAGCAAGTCCGTCCTGGCCCTGGGGAAAGCCACCTTTTACAGACAGATAACCCAGGACCTGGACACTGCTTACAAACTGACTACTCAGGTCATGGTAGACAATCTGACTTtgagggatgggcaggaggggaTCGAAGCCTTTATCCAGAAGCGCAGACCAGTCTGGACACACTctcaggaagagaagaaatga